The Acidobacteriota bacterium genome includes a window with the following:
- a CDS encoding PBP1A family penicillin-binding protein, translated as MAGILGIVGGLGFAAAIDVPEVETVAGFTPNLITQLRDRNDDVFGSFAFERRILLEEDEIPELLRNAVIAIEDSEFLSHGGVDAFAVARAQIANYRAGEIVSGAGTITMQLARMLFLTPEQTWSRKIEEAFLAVELEKNYSKDQILTLYLNLVNLGHGNYGMEAASQYFFGKSVDQLDLPQAATLAGIVQLPSRYSPYRRPELVQRRRDRVLRRMLAEQFIDQQQYDDALATPLEVIEQQPKDRLGPYFAEEVRKHLESTYGSDAVTSGGLQVWTTMDRAIQESAESAVRAGLTRLDRRKGWRGAIDHVDLEDEEARTLAAWQGLDGAPAERWIHGLVTAVDGARAEIEIAGQSYTLGPEGYRWTKKRSARSLLEPGDVAWFRLVTPEADPENPEAVVEPVLYLEQEPEMEAALVVLESATGAVRAMVGGWDYRRNKFNRVTQAKRQVGSAFKLFVFGAALEAGFTPADTLLDGPTAFLGGDNELSYVPRNYYRGYYGIITLRRALELSANITSVKLQDMVGVPSVIEFARRCGVESELPPYPSLALGVSEMTPLELAASYAAVANHGTWVEPYTIERVEMPDGRLREAHVPTTSTAMEPRIAYLLSHVLEGVVDRGTATAVKGLDLDLAGKTGTTDDYTDAWFVGYTPRYTILSWVGYDRKRSLGYNMTGAEAALPMWQEVVEDGLAEGWIQTDERFVPPAGVNLQSIEYFTGLLPGPGAERLIEEAFLQGTEPIREYEPKWAEIMELPWYQQRPFYLAKEGERLPLGFDDEISEELANRDD; from the coding sequence TTGGCGGGCATTCTCGGAATCGTCGGCGGGCTCGGCTTCGCTGCCGCCATCGATGTCCCCGAAGTCGAAACCGTCGCCGGCTTCACTCCCAACCTGATCACCCAGCTACGAGACCGCAACGACGACGTCTTCGGCAGCTTCGCCTTCGAGCGTCGCATCCTGCTCGAGGAGGACGAGATTCCCGAGCTGCTACGCAATGCGGTGATCGCCATCGAGGATTCCGAGTTCCTCAGCCACGGCGGCGTCGACGCCTTCGCCGTGGCGCGGGCCCAGATCGCCAACTATCGGGCCGGCGAGATCGTCTCCGGCGCCGGCACCATCACCATGCAGCTTGCCCGCATGCTCTTCCTGACTCCGGAACAGACCTGGAGCCGCAAGATCGAAGAGGCCTTCCTCGCCGTCGAGTTGGAGAAGAACTACTCCAAAGACCAGATCCTCACCCTCTATCTCAACCTGGTCAATCTCGGCCATGGCAACTACGGTATGGAGGCGGCCTCGCAGTACTTTTTCGGCAAGTCCGTCGATCAGCTCGACCTGCCCCAGGCGGCCACCCTGGCGGGCATTGTCCAGCTACCGTCGCGCTACAGCCCCTATCGCCGGCCGGAGCTGGTTCAGCGCCGTCGGGACCGCGTCCTGCGGCGCATGCTGGCGGAGCAGTTCATCGACCAACAGCAGTACGACGACGCCCTCGCCACCCCTCTCGAGGTCATCGAGCAACAGCCCAAGGATCGCCTCGGCCCGTACTTCGCCGAAGAGGTTCGCAAGCACCTCGAGTCCACCTACGGTAGCGACGCCGTCACCTCCGGTGGCCTGCAGGTGTGGACGACGATGGATCGGGCGATTCAGGAAAGCGCCGAGTCGGCGGTACGGGCGGGCCTGACTCGCCTCGATCGCCGCAAGGGCTGGCGAGGCGCGATCGATCACGTCGACCTCGAGGACGAAGAGGCGCGCACCCTGGCGGCCTGGCAAGGCCTCGACGGAGCCCCTGCGGAGCGCTGGATCCACGGCTTGGTGACCGCCGTCGACGGCGCCCGAGCGGAGATCGAAATCGCCGGTCAGAGCTACACCCTCGGTCCCGAGGGCTATCGCTGGACCAAGAAGCGCAGCGCCCGCTCCCTGCTCGAGCCGGGCGATGTCGCCTGGTTCCGGCTGGTGACGCCGGAGGCCGATCCGGAGAACCCGGAGGCGGTCGTCGAGCCGGTGCTCTACCTCGAGCAGGAGCCGGAGATGGAAGCCGCCCTGGTGGTGCTCGAGTCGGCGACCGGAGCGGTGCGCGCAATGGTCGGCGGCTGGGACTACCGGCGCAACAAGTTCAACCGCGTCACCCAGGCGAAGCGCCAGGTGGGCTCGGCCTTCAAGCTGTTCGTCTTCGGCGCCGCCCTCGAGGCCGGCTTCACCCCGGCCGACACCCTCCTCGACGGTCCCACCGCCTTCCTCGGCGGTGACAACGAGCTGAGCTACGTGCCGCGAAACTACTATCGCGGCTACTACGGCATCATCACCCTACGGCGGGCCCTCGAGCTGTCGGCGAACATCACCTCGGTCAAGCTCCAGGACATGGTCGGAGTTCCGAGCGTGATCGAGTTCGCCCGCCGCTGCGGAGTCGAGTCGGAGCTGCCGCCCTACCCCAGCCTGGCCCTCGGCGTCTCGGAGATGACCCCCCTCGAGCTGGCGGCGTCCTATGCCGCCGTCGCCAACCACGGCACCTGGGTCGAGCCCTACACCATCGAGCGGGTCGAAATGCCCGACGGGCGGCTGCGGGAAGCCCATGTTCCGACCACCAGCACGGCGATGGAGCCACGCATCGCCTACCTGTTGTCCCACGTGCTCGAGGGGGTGGTGGATCGCGGCACCGCCACCGCCGTCAAAGGCCTCGATCTGGATCTCGCCGGCAAGACCGGCACCACCGACGACTACACCGACGCCTGGTTCGTGGGCTACACGCCGCGCTACACCATCCTTTCTTGGGTCGGCTACGACCGCAAGCGTTCCTTGGGCTACAACATGACCGGCGCCGAAGCCGCCCTGCCGATGTGGCAAGAGGTGGTCGAAGACGGCCTCGCCGAAGGCTGGATCCAGACGGACGAACGGTTCGTACCCCCCGCCGGTGTGAACCTGCAGTCGATCGAGTACTTCACCGGCCTGCTTCCCGGCCCCGGCGCCGAGCGCCTGATCGAGGAGGCCTTCCTGCAGGGCACCGAGCCGATCCGCGAGTACGAGCCGAAGTGGGCCGAGATCATGGAGCTGCCGTGGTACCAGCAGCGTCCCTTCTACCTCGCCAAGGAGGGCGAGCGCCTGCCCCTCGGCTTCGACGACGAGATCAGCGAAGAGCTCGCCAACCGCGACGATTAG
- a CDS encoding class I SAM-dependent methyltransferase produces MSVHDGDGDRPAGGDRPGGIERFRGEPSRHLADWRWLWSGDHGFPIESHRGFLGRLIIAFKTLFRPLVKAPVADLWDRQRVFNLILLEHLEQWQSLRHEERLHHLERSFPAAVSDAMRHNDALFARVDQKLDRYRREAADLRQVLGAAVAAVDEPGTAVVRAVEEHGYVELERRYRGTQREIRERISSYLPDLRGRGPVLDLGCGRGEALAVLGNEGIEARGVDGSAAMVAQCRDAGLEVREGDLFDVLKEQTPESLGAVVSFHVVEHLPPGELDRLVRLAWRALRPGGVLILETPNPLSVVVAARNFWLDPTHRRPVHPESLRLSFELAGFAVEHRELRPFPADERLTEIDLSALAGEHRELADRINRLRDQLDDLLFGAQDYALLGTKPEPEAP; encoded by the coding sequence GTGAGCGTGCACGACGGCGACGGCGATCGGCCCGCCGGCGGCGATCGGCCCGGGGGCATCGAGCGCTTCCGCGGCGAGCCCTCACGCCATCTCGCCGACTGGCGTTGGCTATGGAGCGGGGACCACGGCTTTCCGATCGAGAGCCATCGCGGTTTTCTCGGCCGCCTGATCATCGCCTTCAAGACCCTCTTCCGGCCGCTGGTCAAGGCACCGGTGGCGGACCTCTGGGACCGGCAGCGCGTCTTCAATCTCATTTTGCTCGAGCATCTCGAGCAGTGGCAGAGCCTGCGCCACGAGGAGCGCCTGCATCACCTCGAGCGTTCCTTCCCGGCGGCGGTCAGCGACGCCATGCGTCACAACGACGCGCTGTTTGCCCGGGTCGACCAGAAGCTCGACCGCTATCGCCGGGAAGCGGCGGATCTGCGCCAGGTTCTGGGAGCGGCGGTAGCGGCCGTCGACGAACCCGGAACGGCGGTGGTGCGAGCCGTCGAGGAACACGGCTATGTCGAGCTCGAACGACGCTACCGCGGCACTCAACGGGAGATTCGGGAGCGCATTTCGAGCTACCTCCCAGACCTTCGGGGGCGTGGTCCGGTCCTCGACCTCGGTTGCGGACGCGGCGAAGCCCTGGCGGTGCTGGGGAACGAAGGAATCGAGGCCCGCGGTGTCGACGGTAGCGCGGCGATGGTCGCTCAGTGCCGTGACGCCGGCCTCGAGGTGCGCGAAGGCGACCTCTTCGATGTCCTCAAGGAGCAGACTCCCGAGTCTCTCGGTGCGGTGGTGTCGTTCCACGTCGTCGAGCACCTGCCGCCCGGTGAGCTCGACCGCCTGGTGCGCCTCGCCTGGCGTGCCCTGCGGCCAGGGGGCGTGTTGATTCTCGAGACCCCCAACCCCTTGTCGGTGGTGGTGGCGGCGCGCAACTTCTGGCTCGATCCGACCCACCGTCGGCCGGTCCACCCGGAGAGCCTACGGCTGAGCTTCGAGCTCGCCGGCTTCGCGGTCGAGCATCGCGAGCTGCGACCTTTTCCGGCCGACGAGCGTTTGACCGAGATCGATCTCTCCGCCCTCGCCGGCGAGCATCGGGAGCTGGCGGATCGCATCAATCGCCTGCGCGATCAGCTCGACGACCTGCTCTTCGGAGCGCAGGACTACGCCCTGCTCGGCACCAAGCCGGAGCCCGAAGCACCCTAA